The DNA region CCGTACTTTACGCCGAACATGAGCAATATGGGTGCGGCAATGTCGAGCAGAACCATGCCCAGCGTGTAGGGGAAATCTTTTTTGCAGAGCCGTTCCGATTGGGGCTCGCGCCTGACATGGAACAGGTAGAGGATGCCAATGCCGATCCCCGCACCAATATAGAGCAGTCCCGCCATGAATACGGGCGAAATGTGGGCCAGCAGCATTTTGGAGCAGGGAACATTCAGTGCATAAAATGCGGCCGCCGCTATCGCGTAACCAATCGCAATGACATTCTTGTCCATGATTTAAATGCAGAATTTTATGATGGGAGCGCGTCCAAACGAATAGCCTGCGAAAGGAACTCGCCGTCGGCCCCCATCATCATGCCGGGAGCGGCAATATTCATTACAGCTTCCAGCTGACGGCTTCGCGGCGGGAATCGATGAATCGGGCGTAGATTCCGCCGTTCTTCACGAGTTCTTCGTGCTTGCCCTGTTCCACGATGCGGCCCTTGTCCAAGACGACAATCTGGTCGGCATGGCGCACGGTCTTTAAGCGGTGTGCGATCATGATGACCGTCTTTTCGCGGGTCAGTTCCTGAATGGCAAGCATCAAGTCGCGTTCGTTTTCAGGGTCCACGTTCGCTGTCGCTTCGTCCAGAATGATGACCGGAGAATCCTTCATGATGGCACGTGCAATCGAGATGCGCTGGCGTTCACCGCCGCTGAGGCTTGCGCCGCCTTCGCCGATGACCGTATTGTAACCGTCGGGGAGTTTTTCAATAAAGTCGTGGCAGCAGGCTTTCTTGGCGGCTTCTACGACTTGCTCGTGCGTGGCGCTCGGATTCCCGAACTTGATGTTGTTTTCAATCGTATCGCGGAACAGATACACATTCTGGAATACGAAACTGAAGTTCTTCATGAGGCTGTCCATGCTGTAATCTTGCACGCGGCGGCCTCCCAAAGTGACTGAGCCTGCATTTACATCCCAGAAGCGTGAAAGCAGGTGGCAAAGCGTTGTCTTTCCAGAACCGCTCGGGCCCACGATTGCCGTGGTCGTCTTTTCGGGAATGGTAAGCGTCACGTTGTCAATGATCTTGCGCTTGTCGTAGGCGAAATCGATACCGTCGGCCTTGATGTCGTGATTGGCAGGGACAATATCTTCGCCGTCAATGTCCATGGTGGGCTTGTTCAAGATATCGTTTGCGCGGTTGACCGAGATGTCGACGGCACGGAGGAGCGCCGCGTAACTGCCGCCCAGTTCCAGGGCTGCAAAGAGCATGAAGGAGCACACCAGCATGACAGCGCAGTTGGCAAGTTCCATGGTGCCGTTCAGGTAGAAATGAATCGAGAACATCATGATGGCAACGCCCGTGAGCTTGGCGACAAAAGTCTGCAAGTTTGAAAGCGGAACGCACTTGAGTTCCATGCTGATGTTTGCTGCTGTGCACTTGTCGATGACTTCGTTCAGTTCCTTGGAGCGTTTGCCGGTCATGTTGTAGGCCTTGACTTCGGCGATTCCCTGGATGTATTCAAGAACCTTTTCGACTACCTTGCTGTCGGATTCCACTTTTTCGTGCGACACGGCACGGACGTTCATGCGCATGAGCGTGTTGATGAACTGGAAAATCGCAAAGCCGATGGTTGCGACAATCGCAATTCGCCAATCGAAGAAGGCGATCATCACGATGATGAGGACGGTGTCGAGAATGCCCTGCGTGACCATCATGACAACGCGTGTTGCCACATCGCCAAGCTGTTCCATGGTGTTGGTGGTGACGGAGGTGATGTAGCCGAGGCTGTTTTTGTTAAAGTAGCCCATGGGCAGGTAACGCAGGTGTTCGGCGATTTCGATGCGCTTGGAGGCGCAAGTGCGGTAACCGCCCTCGGTTTGCCACATGCTCATGACGCGCTTGGTAACGGTTGCGCCGATAAGGCTCGCCACCATGATCCCAAGCGAAAGCCAGACAATATCCATTGTGAACGGGGCGACGCCCTGTACGTGGCGAATGACGCCCTGCAGCATGACGGCCATGGCACCGATGCGGAGTGCCATGAAGAAGGAATTGAAGATTCCCACGATGATAGAGCCGTAGAACTTGTGGCGGTTTTCTGCATTGCAGAAATTGAAGAATTTAATGAGTGTATCGAACATTTATGCATCCTCCTCGGAATCCTTGGCACTGATGTGGGCCTGCCACATGGACTTGTAGAGACCGCCCTTTTCGAGCAGTTCCTGGTGCGTGCCGCAGCTGTCGATGTTGCCGTCCTTGATGACGTAGAGCTTGTCGGCGTCTTTGACGGTCGAAAGGCGGTGTGCGATGACGATGAGTGTTTTGCCTTGCACGAGTTTTGCCACGGATTTCTGGATGATGGCTTCGTTTTCGGGGTCGGTGTAGGCGGTCGCCTCGTCCAAAATGACGATGGGGGCGTTTTTCATCATCGCACGGGCGATGGCGATGCGCTGGCGCTCGCCACCGGAGAGGTGGGCGCCCGAGCCGCCGACAATCGTGTCGAAACTGTTTTCAAGACTCATGATAAATTCGTAGCAGCCGCTTTGGCGCGCCACCTCTTCGACTTCGGCATCGGATGCCGAAGGCCGCCCGAGCCGAATGTTCTCACGGACAGACATGTCGAACAGGAAGTTATCCTGTGAAACGTAGGCGATGCGGCGGTTGTATTCTTCGAGCGAAAGATCCCTGATGTTCACGCCGCCGATTTCGATATCGCCGCTGTCAACATCCCACAGCGAGGCGATAAGGCGTGCAATCGTCGATTTGCCCGAACCGCTCGGGCCCACGAATGCGGTAAAGCTCCCTTCGGGGAGA from Fibrobacter succinogenes includes:
- a CDS encoding ABC transporter ATP-binding protein; this translates as MFDTLIKFFNFCNAENRHKFYGSIIVGIFNSFFMALRIGAMAVMLQGVIRHVQGVAPFTMDIVWLSLGIMVASLIGATVTKRVMSMWQTEGGYRTCASKRIEIAEHLRYLPMGYFNKNSLGYITSVTTNTMEQLGDVATRVVMMVTQGILDTVLIIVMIAFFDWRIAIVATIGFAIFQFINTLMRMNVRAVSHEKVESDSKVVEKVLEYIQGIAEVKAYNMTGKRSKELNEVIDKCTAANISMELKCVPLSNLQTFVAKLTGVAIMMFSIHFYLNGTMELANCAVMLVCSFMLFAALELGGSYAALLRAVDISVNRANDILNKPTMDIDGEDIVPANHDIKADGIDFAYDKRKIIDNVTLTIPEKTTTAIVGPSGSGKTTLCHLLSRFWDVNAGSVTLGGRRVQDYSMDSLMKNFSFVFQNVYLFRDTIENNIKFGNPSATHEQVVEAAKKACCHDFIEKLPDGYNTVIGEGGASLSGGERQRISIARAIMKDSPVIILDEATANVDPENERDLMLAIQELTREKTVIMIAHRLKTVRHADQIVVLDKGRIVEQGKHEELVKNGGIYARFIDSRREAVSWKL